From Lolium perenne isolate Kyuss_39 chromosome 5, Kyuss_2.0, whole genome shotgun sequence, a single genomic window includes:
- the LOC127299380 gene encoding glutaredoxin-C15-like, whose translation MESVTKLSAEKAVVIFTASNDCPMSYTVTSLFSGLGVCAAVHELDKEPRGRDMERDLARRLGRSSPIPAVFIGGKLVGSTDRIMSLHLGGKLVPMLKAAGAIWL comes from the coding sequence ATGGAGAGCGTGACAAAGCTGTCGGCGGAGAAGGCGGTGGTGATATTCACGGCGAGCAACGACTGCCCGATGAGCTACACGGTGACAAGCCTCTTCTCCGGCCTCGGCGTGTGCGCGGCGGTGCACGAGCTTGACAAGGAACCACGCGGCCGCGACATGGAGCGCGACCTCGCCCGCCGTCTGGGACGCTCATCGCCCATCCCTGCCGTCTTCATCGGCGGCAAGCTCGTCGGCTCCACCGACAGGATCATGTCGCTGCACCTCGGCGGCAAGCTCGTGCCCATGCTGAAGGCCGCCGGAGCCATATGGCTCTGA
- the LOC127299382 gene encoding putative glutaredoxin-C14 has protein sequence MDRVMNLASERAVVVFTLSSDCLCHTVERLFSDQLGVNVLVHELDQDPKGKEMERALLNVLGRGPSVPVVFIGGKLIGGTNKVMSLHLGGELVPMLKNAGALWL, from the coding sequence ATGGACCGTGTGATGAACCTAGCATCTGAGCGTGCTGTTGTGGTCTTCACCTTGAGTTCTGATTGCTTGTGCCACACAGTGGAGCGCCTGTTTAGTGACCAGCTCGGTGTCAATGTGTTGGTGCATGAATTGGACCAAGACCCCAAAGGCAAGGAGATGGAGCGAGCGCTCCTCAACGTGCTTGGGAGAGGACCCTCCGTGCCCGTAGTGTTCATCGGCGGAAAACTTATTGGTGGGACTAACAAGGTCATGTCTCTACACCTGGGTGGTGAGCTAGTCCCCATGCTCAAGAATGCCGGTGCTCTCTGGCTATAG